A genome region from Brassica oleracea var. oleracea cultivar TO1000 chromosome C2, BOL, whole genome shotgun sequence includes the following:
- the LOC106324418 gene encoding uncharacterized mitochondrial protein AtMg00860-like, translated as MKKCSFGSPQVHFLGYIVYATSLAVDPDKVSAIKPWLQPTTISEARSFHGLASFYRRFVPHFSSIMALLTDCIRTGTFVWTPAATNAFNIIKDKLTSAPILALPDFTLVFELHCDASKTGVGAVLSQHNRPITFFSEKTSGARLR; from the coding sequence ATGAAGAAGTGCTCGTTTGGTTCTCCTCAGGTTCACTTTTTGGGCTATATTGTTTATGCTACTAGTCTGGCCGTCGATCCCGACAAAGTATCTGCAATAAAACCATGGCTGCAACCTACAACAATTTCTGAAGCACGAAGCTTTCACGGACTGGCATCATTCTATCGACGTTTTGTGCCACACTTCAGCTCTATTATGGCTCTGTTGACCGATTGCATTCGGACTGGTACTTTCGTTTGGACCCCCGCAGCAACAAACGCTTTTAACATCATCAAAGATAAGCTCACATCTGCACCCATTCTCGCTCTTCCCGACTTCACGTTGGTATTTGAACTTCACTGCGATGCTTCTAAAACCGGTGTTGGAGCAGTTCTTAGTCAACACAATCGTCCTATCACATTCTTTAGCGAGAAAACATCTGGCGCTCGTTTACGATAA